A window of the Bradyrhizobium diazoefficiens genome harbors these coding sequences:
- a CDS encoding NADH-quinone oxidoreductase subunit J produces the protein MILPALFFYLFAGVCVASAVMVIVSRNPVHSVLYLILAFVNASGLFVLMGAEFLAMILIVVYVGAVAVLFLFVIMMLDVDFLELREGFIEYLPVGLVIGGIFMFELLLTVGFWVINPGVGKTITAPIPTNVSNTEALGLVLYTKYVHYFQLSGMVLLVAMIGAIVLTLRHKANVKRQDINVQNARTPEMAMAMRKVAPGQGLQDSDAAEWVK, from the coding sequence ATGATCCTTCCCGCGCTTTTCTTCTATCTCTTCGCCGGCGTCTGCGTCGCCTCGGCGGTGATGGTGATTGTCTCGCGCAATCCCGTGCACTCCGTGCTGTATCTGATCCTGGCCTTCGTCAACGCCTCCGGCCTGTTCGTGCTGATGGGCGCCGAATTCCTGGCGATGATCCTGATCGTCGTCTATGTCGGCGCCGTCGCGGTGCTGTTCCTGTTCGTGATCATGATGCTCGACGTCGATTTCCTAGAGCTGCGCGAGGGCTTCATCGAATATCTGCCGGTCGGTCTCGTGATCGGCGGCATCTTCATGTTCGAGCTGCTGCTCACCGTCGGCTTCTGGGTCATCAACCCCGGCGTCGGCAAGACCATCACGGCGCCGATCCCGACCAACGTCTCGAACACCGAGGCGCTCGGCCTGGTGCTCTATACGAAGTATGTCCACTACTTCCAGCTCTCGGGCATGGTGCTGCTGGTCGCCATGATCGGCGCCATCGTGCTGACGCTGCGCCACAAGGCGAACGTGAAGCGGCAGGACATCAACGTTCAGAACGCGCGCACGCCGGAGATGGCGATGGCGATGCGCAAAGTCGCGCCGGGGCAGGGGCTCCAGGACAGCGATGCGGCGGAGTGGGTGAAATGA
- a CDS encoding biotin--[acetyl-CoA-carboxylase] ligase: MGFALGPRAIAAGYKLAASERTGSTNTDAIESARAGERGPIWFVTAEQTAGRGRRQRAWVSPRGNLAASVLEVVDVAPAVATTIGFAAGLAEESALEKVSIEAAMRLGPDRPRYALKWPNDVLANGKKLVGIGLEAEAVGDRLAIVVGIGTNIVAAPEGTPTPAVSLAALGVQISAEELFSALTDAWVEFRGIWDNGRGFAEIRKLWLERAARLGEPIAIHTGTMVLEGIFDTIDDTGCLIVRTAEGRRVPIAAGEVFFGPARSVGAA, translated from the coding sequence ATGGGGTTCGCGCTCGGTCCTCGTGCAATCGCGGCGGGCTACAAGCTCGCAGCTTCGGAGCGGACCGGCTCGACCAATACCGACGCGATCGAAAGTGCACGCGCCGGCGAGCGAGGTCCGATCTGGTTCGTGACAGCGGAGCAGACGGCGGGCCGCGGCCGCCGCCAGCGCGCCTGGGTCTCGCCCCGGGGCAATCTCGCGGCCAGCGTCCTCGAGGTCGTGGACGTCGCACCTGCGGTGGCCACCACGATCGGTTTTGCCGCGGGGCTGGCGGAGGAATCAGCCCTCGAGAAGGTCAGTATCGAGGCCGCGATGCGACTCGGCCCTGACCGGCCCCGATACGCGCTGAAATGGCCGAATGACGTCCTCGCCAACGGCAAGAAGCTGGTCGGCATTGGCCTGGAGGCCGAAGCCGTCGGCGATCGCCTGGCCATCGTGGTTGGCATCGGCACCAATATCGTGGCGGCGCCTGAGGGCACGCCGACGCCGGCGGTGTCGCTGGCAGCGCTCGGCGTCCAGATCAGCGCGGAAGAGCTGTTCTCGGCCCTGACGGACGCCTGGGTCGAATTCCGCGGCATCTGGGACAATGGCCGTGGCTTTGCCGAAATCCGAAAACTCTGGCTGGAGCGCGCCGCGCGCCTTGGCGAGCCGATTGCGATCCACACGGGAACCATGGTGCTGGAAGGCATTTTTGACACGATCGACGACACCGGCTGCCTGATCGTCCGCACCGCGGAGGGCCGTCGCGTGCCGATCGCCGCGGGTGAGGTGTTCTTCGGCCCGGCTCGTTCGGTGGGAGCTGCGTGA
- the nuoK gene encoding NADH-quinone oxidoreductase subunit NuoK, translating to MTIGLGHYLAVGAILFTLGILGIFLNRKNIIVILMSIELILLSVNVNLVAFSTFLGDIVGQVFALLVLTVAAAEAAIGLAILVVYFRNRGSIAVEDVNLMKG from the coding sequence ATGACGATCGGGCTTGGACATTACCTGGCGGTCGGCGCAATCCTGTTCACGCTCGGCATCCTCGGCATCTTCCTGAACCGCAAGAACATCATCGTCATCCTGATGTCGATCGAGCTGATCCTGCTCTCGGTCAACGTCAACCTGGTGGCATTCTCGACCTTCCTCGGCGACATCGTCGGCCAGGTCTTCGCGCTGCTGGTCCTGACCGTTGCAGCCGCCGAAGCCGCGATCGGTCTCGCCATCCTGGTGGTCTATTTCCGCAACCGCGGCTCGATCGCGGTTGAGGACGTCAATCTGATGAAGGGCTGA
- the nuoN gene encoding NADH-quinone oxidoreductase subunit NuoN, whose amino-acid sequence MSFTTAGYQLAPVLPELVLAIGAMALLMLGAYRGQGTTSTVTTLAVVLLIAVGLLEYMLPAGKQVTFGGSFIVDDFARFMKILALIGSAVTLILSTEFLADPSRRIFEYAILVLLSTLGMMVLISAGDLISLYLGLELMSLALYVVATSNRDNAKSTEAGLKYFVLGALSSGMLLYGASLIYGFTGTVSFAGIATTATISNIGLLFGLVFLLAGLCFKVSAVPFHMWTPDVYEGAPTPVTAFFASAPKVAALAVFTRVTLTAFPGIVSQWQQILVFVAIASMVLGSFAAIGQSNIKRLMAYSSIGHMGFALVGLAAGTVEGAQGVLMYIVIYVAMTLGSFSIILAMKRNGQAVEQISDFAGLSRTNPLLAFMFAMLLFSLAGIPPLAGFFAKWYVFVAAIKANLFTLAVIGVLSSVVGAYYYLTIVKTMYFDEPAGQVDPVRVEVKTVLAVAGLFNILFALFAGPVVSVASAAAKSLF is encoded by the coding sequence ATGAGCTTTACGACTGCAGGTTATCAACTGGCGCCGGTGCTGCCCGAGCTCGTGCTCGCGATCGGCGCCATGGCGCTTCTGATGCTCGGCGCCTATCGCGGGCAGGGGACCACCAGCACGGTCACTACGCTGGCGGTCGTGCTCCTCATCGCAGTAGGCCTGCTCGAATACATGCTGCCGGCAGGCAAGCAGGTGACCTTCGGCGGCAGCTTCATCGTCGACGATTTCGCCCGCTTCATGAAGATCCTGGCCCTCATCGGCTCGGCGGTGACGCTGATCTTGTCGACCGAGTTCCTGGCCGACCCGTCGCGCCGCATCTTCGAATACGCGATCCTGGTGCTGCTCTCGACGCTCGGCATGATGGTGCTGATCTCGGCCGGCGATCTGATCTCGCTCTATCTTGGCCTCGAATTGATGTCGCTCGCGCTCTACGTCGTGGCGACCTCGAACCGCGACAACGCCAAGTCGACCGAGGCCGGCCTGAAGTATTTTGTCCTGGGCGCACTGTCCTCGGGCATGCTGCTGTACGGCGCCTCGCTGATCTACGGCTTCACCGGCACGGTCAGTTTCGCCGGTATCGCGACTACGGCGACGATCTCGAATATCGGGCTGCTCTTCGGCCTGGTCTTCCTGCTCGCCGGCCTCTGCTTCAAGGTCTCGGCCGTGCCGTTCCACATGTGGACGCCTGATGTCTATGAGGGCGCGCCGACGCCGGTCACCGCCTTCTTCGCTTCCGCGCCGAAGGTCGCAGCTCTTGCGGTCTTCACCCGCGTCACGCTGACCGCGTTCCCCGGCATCGTCTCGCAGTGGCAGCAGATCCTGGTGTTCGTGGCGATCGCCTCGATGGTGCTCGGCTCCTTTGCCGCGATCGGCCAGAGCAACATCAAGCGCCTGATGGCGTACTCCTCGATCGGCCATATGGGCTTTGCGCTGGTCGGGCTCGCGGCCGGCACCGTCGAGGGCGCGCAGGGCGTGCTGATGTACATCGTGATCTATGTCGCGATGACGCTCGGCTCGTTCTCGATCATCCTCGCCATGAAGCGTAACGGCCAGGCCGTGGAGCAGATCAGCGATTTCGCCGGTCTGTCGCGCACCAATCCGCTGCTCGCCTTCATGTTCGCGATGCTGCTGTTCTCGCTCGCCGGCATCCCGCCGCTCGCCGGCTTCTTCGCCAAATGGTACGTCTTCGTCGCCGCCATCAAGGCGAATTTGTTCACGCTCGCCGTGATCGGCGTGCTCTCCAGCGTTGTGGGCGCCTACTACTATCTCACCATCGTCAAGACGATGTATTTCGACGAGCCGGCCGGCCAGGTCGATCCGGTGCGCGTCGAGGTCAAGACGGTGCTGGCGGTCGCGGGCCTGTTCAACATCCTGTTTGCGCTGTTCGCGGGTCCGGTGGTGAGCGTCGCCTCCGCCGCCGCCAAGTCGCTGTTCTAG
- the nuoL gene encoding NADH-quinone oxidoreductase subunit L, with amino-acid sequence MVQAIVFLPLLGAILAGLIALFGAHARNPSGDKVEHHGDHGHGAHAHASDTINEDASVIHESHHEPGDGHDGHGLVEPAAAGSRGAELITTAFLFVAAALSWMTLVDVGFNGHDARIQLLPWIFSGELEVWWTLRVDTLTAVMLVVVTTVSSLVHLYSIGYMDQDPYRPRFFGYLSLFTFAMLMLVTADNLVQMFFGWEGVGLASYLLIGFWYQKPSANAAAIKAFVVNRVGDFGFALGIFAIFYLTSSTDFETIFHAAPGLTGKSIDFLGWHADALTLTCLLLFMGAMGKSAQFLLHTWLPDAMEGPTPVSALIHAATMVTAGVFMVARLSPLFELAPNAQAVVMFFGATTAFFAATIGLVQNDIKRIVAYSTCSQLGYMFVAMGAGAYSVGMFHLFTHAFFKALLFLGSGSVIYAMHHEQDIRNMGGLWKKIPYTFAVMTVGTLALTGFPLFAGYFSKDAIIEAAYASHNPLSTYAYLLTVVAAGLTSFYSWRLVFKTFFGEPHDQEHYEAAHESPIWMLIPIGVLAVGSVLAGFPFKELFTGPHGVEEFFRESVKMNPHILEDMEHMPHLLGWLPFVMMVGGFLVSYTFYIRKPYLPVELANTQPMLYKFLLNKWYFDELYDIIFVRPAKWIGYQLWKKGDGFIIDGLGPDGISARVLDVTRNVVKIQTGYLYHYAFAMLIGAAGLITWFMFGFGGQ; translated from the coding sequence ATGGTCCAGGCAATTGTCTTTCTGCCTCTGCTGGGCGCCATTCTTGCTGGCCTGATCGCCCTGTTTGGCGCGCATGCCCGCAACCCCTCTGGCGACAAGGTCGAGCATCACGGCGATCACGGCCATGGCGCGCACGCCCATGCGTCCGACACGATCAACGAGGATGCCTCGGTCATCCACGAGAGCCACCACGAGCCCGGCGACGGGCACGATGGCCACGGCCTGGTCGAGCCGGCAGCCGCCGGCTCGCGGGGCGCCGAGCTGATCACGACGGCGTTCCTGTTCGTCGCGGCGGCGCTGTCCTGGATGACGCTGGTCGATGTCGGCTTCAATGGCCATGACGCCCGGATCCAGCTCTTGCCCTGGATATTCTCCGGCGAGCTCGAGGTCTGGTGGACGCTGCGCGTCGACACGCTCACCGCCGTGATGCTGGTGGTGGTGACGACCGTGTCCTCGCTCGTACACCTCTATTCCATCGGCTACATGGATCAGGATCCGTACCGGCCGCGCTTCTTCGGCTATCTCAGCCTGTTCACCTTCGCCATGCTGATGCTGGTGACTGCCGACAACCTCGTGCAAATGTTCTTCGGCTGGGAAGGCGTGGGTCTGGCGAGCTATCTGCTGATCGGATTCTGGTACCAGAAGCCGTCGGCGAACGCGGCGGCCATCAAGGCCTTCGTGGTCAATCGCGTCGGCGATTTCGGCTTCGCGCTCGGCATCTTCGCCATCTTCTACCTGACCAGCTCGACCGATTTCGAGACGATCTTCCATGCGGCTCCCGGCCTGACCGGCAAGAGCATCGACTTCCTCGGCTGGCACGCCGATGCGCTGACGCTGACCTGCCTGCTGCTGTTCATGGGCGCGATGGGTAAATCGGCGCAGTTCCTGCTGCACACCTGGTTGCCGGACGCGATGGAAGGCCCGACGCCAGTGTCGGCGCTGATCCACGCCGCGACCATGGTGACCGCAGGCGTGTTCATGGTGGCGCGCCTGTCGCCGCTGTTCGAACTCGCGCCGAATGCGCAGGCCGTCGTGATGTTCTTCGGTGCGACCACGGCGTTCTTCGCCGCGACCATCGGTCTCGTCCAGAACGACATCAAGCGCATCGTTGCCTATTCGACCTGTTCGCAGCTCGGCTACATGTTCGTGGCGATGGGAGCAGGGGCCTATTCGGTCGGCATGTTCCACCTGTTCACGCACGCCTTCTTCAAGGCGCTGCTGTTCTTGGGCTCCGGCTCGGTGATCTACGCGATGCACCACGAGCAGGACATCCGCAACATGGGCGGACTCTGGAAGAAGATCCCGTACACGTTCGCGGTCATGACCGTCGGCACGCTGGCGCTGACCGGCTTCCCGCTGTTCGCCGGGTACTTCTCCAAGGATGCGATCATCGAGGCGGCCTATGCCTCGCATAATCCACTCTCGACCTACGCCTATCTGCTGACGGTCGTGGCCGCCGGTCTGACCTCGTTCTATTCCTGGCGTCTGGTGTTCAAGACCTTCTTCGGCGAGCCGCACGACCAGGAGCACTACGAGGCAGCGCACGAGAGCCCGATCTGGATGCTGATCCCGATCGGCGTGCTGGCGGTTGGCTCGGTCCTTGCCGGCTTCCCGTTCAAGGAGCTGTTCACCGGACCTCACGGCGTGGAAGAGTTCTTCCGCGAGTCCGTGAAGATGAACCCGCATATCCTCGAGGATATGGAGCACATGCCGCATCTGTTGGGCTGGCTGCCCTTCGTGATGATGGTGGGCGGTTTCCTGGTTTCCTACACATTCTACATTCGCAAGCCGTACCTGCCGGTCGAGCTCGCGAACACGCAGCCGATGCTCTACAAGTTCCTGCTCAACAAATGGTACTTCGACGAGCTGTACGACATCATCTTCGTCCGTCCGGCGAAGTGGATCGGCTACCAGCTCTGGAAGAAGGGCGACGGCTTCATCATCGACGGCTTGGGTCCCGATGGCATCTCGGCCCGCGTGCTGGACGTCACCCGCAACGTCGTGAAGATCCAGACCGGCTATCTCTACCACTACGCCTTCGCCATGCTGATCGGTGCCGCCGGCCTGATCACCTGGTTCATGTTCGGCTTTGGAGGCCAGTAA
- a CDS encoding NADH-quinone oxidoreductase subunit M, translated as MTTWPILSVTTFLPLVGALIVYLSRGDDEAAKRNSRWIALWTTLITFAVSVLLVMRFDPSNADFQFVEKANWLATGITYHMGVDGISLPLVILTTAIMPFCIIASWKAITNRVREYMMAFLILETLMIGTFSALDLVLFYLFFEGGLIPMFLIIGVWGGPRRVYASFKFFLYTLLGSVLMLLAIMALYWNGGTTDIPTLMHTAVPRSLQTWAWLAFFASFAVKMPMWPVHTWLPDAHVEAPTAGSVVLAAILLKMGGYGFLRFSLPMFPLASHDFAPLIFTMSAIAIIYTSLVALMQEDMKKLIAYSSVAHMGFVTMGIFAGTMQGVAGGVFQMISHGIVSGALFLCVGIVYDRLHTREIAAYGGLVNRMPLYALTFMVFTMANVGLPGTSGFVGEFMTLLGTFKVSIPTAFFATSGVILSAGYALWLYRKVVFGALVKPSLASMKDLTLRECVTLFPLIALTILFGVYPKPVLDMSAASVQQLVNNYNTAVTAVKAAALLH; from the coding sequence ATGACAACCTGGCCCATCCTTTCGGTCACGACGTTCCTGCCGCTGGTTGGCGCGCTGATCGTCTATCTCAGCCGCGGCGATGACGAGGCGGCCAAGCGCAATTCGCGCTGGATCGCGCTGTGGACCACGCTGATCACCTTCGCGGTGTCGGTGCTCCTGGTCATGCGCTTCGATCCGTCGAATGCCGACTTCCAGTTCGTCGAGAAGGCGAACTGGCTCGCCACCGGCATCACCTACCACATGGGCGTCGACGGCATCTCTCTGCCGCTGGTGATCCTCACCACCGCGATCATGCCGTTCTGCATCATCGCGAGCTGGAAGGCGATCACCAACCGCGTTCGCGAATACATGATGGCGTTCCTGATCCTGGAAACGCTGATGATCGGCACCTTCTCGGCGCTCGATCTCGTGCTGTTCTACCTGTTCTTCGAGGGCGGCCTGATCCCGATGTTCCTGATCATCGGCGTCTGGGGCGGTCCGCGCCGGGTCTACGCGTCGTTCAAGTTCTTCCTCTACACGCTGCTCGGCTCGGTGCTGATGCTGCTGGCCATCATGGCGCTGTACTGGAACGGCGGCACCACCGACATCCCGACCCTGATGCATACCGCCGTGCCGCGGTCGCTGCAGACCTGGGCGTGGCTGGCCTTCTTCGCCTCGTTCGCGGTTAAGATGCCGATGTGGCCGGTGCACACCTGGCTCCCCGATGCCCACGTCGAGGCGCCGACCGCGGGTTCCGTGGTGCTCGCCGCGATCCTGCTGAAGATGGGCGGCTACGGCTTCCTGCGCTTCTCGCTGCCGATGTTCCCGCTGGCGTCGCACGACTTCGCGCCGCTGATCTTCACCATGTCTGCGATTGCCATCATCTACACCTCGCTGGTGGCGCTGATGCAGGAGGACATGAAGAAGCTGATCGCGTACTCCTCGGTCGCGCATATGGGCTTCGTCACCATGGGCATCTTCGCCGGCACCATGCAGGGCGTCGCCGGCGGCGTGTTCCAGATGATCTCGCACGGCATCGTCTCCGGCGCGCTGTTCCTCTGCGTCGGCATCGTCTACGACCGCCTGCACACCCGCGAGATCGCGGCTTATGGCGGCCTCGTCAACCGGATGCCGCTCTACGCGCTGACCTTCATGGTCTTCACAATGGCCAATGTCGGTCTGCCCGGCACCTCCGGCTTCGTCGGCGAGTTCATGACGCTGCTCGGCACCTTCAAGGTCTCGATCCCGACCGCGTTCTTCGCCACATCAGGCGTGATCCTGTCGGCCGGCTACGCGCTGTGGCTCTACCGCAAGGTCGTGTTCGGGGCGCTGGTCAAGCCGTCGCTGGCGAGCATGAAGGATCTCACTTTGCGCGAGTGCGTGACGCTGTTCCCACTGATCGCGCTGACGATCCTGTTCGGCGTCTATCCGAAGCCGGTGCTCGACATGTCGGCCGCCTCGGTCCAGCAACTCGTCAACAATTACAACACCGCTGTGACGGCCGTGAAGGCCGCCGCACTGCTCCATTGA